The DNA region TGGCATAACAATAATACCAACCAACGTTAGCCAGAAAAGACCATAAGAAGTAAATGCTGTTGTGCCGAAAGTATCGCCACGTTTAAAGCACATGATGCCAACAATAACTTGACTTAAACCACCATAAAATATGCCCATAGCTAGGATCATAGAATCCATTGGGAAGAAACCTGCATTGTGGATGTTTAGCAAGACGGTGGTCATCCCGAAGCCCATGAGTCCAAGTGGAGCAGGATTGGCCAGTTTGTTTGACATGTAATTACCTTATTCAAATATATGCGTAAAAATTGAACGAGGATTTTAAAGGAGGTAATATGAAATACAAATAATGAAAATGGAAACTAAGATTTTATATTTGGAATTGACGGTAATATGAAGAATGAGCAGTTACTTAGTACGATCGGTATTAACAGCCTCAAGCCTAGTATAGGTACAAAAAAACCCGCACAAAAAATGCAGGCTTTTTTAGATAACTAACAACAAATCTAGCTTAGACGTGAAGTAGATTTAGCATACACAATTAATCCAAATATCGCGATGATGCTTGAAATAATGAAAGAGGTGATATGGTCAGGAATAAACCCGTATAACGCATAACCAGTACCTGCAATCGCAACAAGCACAAATAGTGGCAAGGCGGGTACGCGAATTAAGCGAGGGGCATCGGGTTGAGTGCAACGAAGGCGCCATACACCTATAAATAATGAGGCGTAAATAATCCACATTAATGCAATAGGTAGATCCCCATACAAGTCAAAAATGTCTTTGTTTACACTGCTTGCTGCCAACACAAAACCCACAATCATATATAAAGCTAATAAAGCCAACATAGTGAGGCCCGAACGAACCGGTAAGTTAGTTCTACTTGATACAGTGAGCAATGCTTGAGAACCAGGGAAGTTACGACGCATAGCCAACGAATATGGCATGCGCATACCTAGCAGCATCAAGCCATTAAATCCGCCAAGGGCAGAAATAACGATGAAAAAGGAAAGGGTTCGACCTAAATTTTCACCAAATAGAATGTTAGCCACTTGAGATACACCCATATCGTCATAAGCGAAAGCCGCACCTTGAGAAACCGACAGTAGACCTAAAGTAAATAAAACATACACTAGACCGATGATAGCAAGGCCACCCACCATAGCTAGCGGTAAGTTTCGCTGAGGGTTTTTGATCTCATGAGCGATAGTGGTGACATAGATCCAACCATCAAACGCAAACAGAACAGGGATCAAAGCCGCCGCAATAGCTGCAGCAAAGCTAACATCGCTAACCGGTATAACAGCATCAGCAGAGGCAGTGACTACGTCACCATGGTAGAACACGCCAAATAGAGCGATACCTAACAAAGGAATAAGCTTAATAATGGTTGCGACGCGCTGCAGTAGTCCACCTAGGGATTCTGCAAGTAAATTGGCTGCAGCAAAGGTGATAAAATACAAAGCCGAAAGCCCGACTAATACCGGAATAGTAGGTTCAATCTGCAAAAATTCGCAAGTGAACACGGCTGAGTAATAAAGAATAACCGATAAAATCAGCGGGATATAAAGTACGGTTTGCACCCAACCCACAAAAAAGCCAAAACGTTCACCCCATGCCGTCTCACTGAAGGACATTAATCCTCCTGTTTTCGACCCCATAGAAGCAATTTCAGAAATAACAATAGCGGCTATTGTCGTTAATAATGCAGCAAGTATCCAAGTAATAACAGCGTAATCACCATTACCCCCAGTCGCTCGCAGTACCGGACCTGCTTTAAAGAAAATACCGATGCCAACAACGATCCCGACAACCAGTGACACCGCTGTGCCTAAACCGTATTTAGGCTGTAACTTTTCGTGCACTTGAAATACCTCTATTTGTTCTAGCGAAAGAAAATATTGGAAGGCGAGCAGTTTAGACTAATTGAAGAAAAATGCGAACCACAATGCCTTTCACGGGAGCATACACCACTCATAGACGCTTTTAGTTTTGTAAGCATAGATTTCATTTTGGTAAAACCAAAATAAAATATGCCAATAAATACTCTGTCTATTGGGCTCAGTAAGTGGTGTGCGTGTCAGTCACGAAATGGCGTCGTAATCACTGATGACGAAAGCGGTAAGGGCCGTTGTCGATGATTGATTGTGAAACGTTCACTTCACATCAATCTAAGAGGCAATATTTACCGCTGGGATATTGTTTCTTACTAAAGCTCGTTTAACATTTTTGCACAGCTTTGCAAAACGTCGAATATCATCAAAATTAGGGGGTGTCCCATTGCTGATATAGTGCTCCCAGTAGGTCAGTTCAGTGTCCACCAGTTCCATTAATTTTTTGGGACAACCTACGCAATTGGTCCCTGTACCACAAACAAAAGTCTCATCTTCATAAAGGGGTAATTCAATCTTTGCTTGCTCTATGATGTTACGCATTGCAGTAATTCGGTCGGGTTTGGGTGTTGGCATCGTCGTGTTGTCCAAGTAGCTTTGGCGGTATTGTAATACAAATAATTAAAGTTGCATCTAAAATATACTTACTAAAAGAGGGGGGGGGATGCTTCCTGTTAACTTCAACCCCACTAAGGCGAATATTAAACCTTTATTCTTCTTGCCCTATAAGAGGCATTGTCTTTGCCTGGAACTGTACTGCATTGCGACACCCAAATAGTGCAAGCATCTGCGTTGAAAAACAATGCAACCTTAATGTGATAAGAATTGCTTATCACTGATCTATTTATTACTTATTAGAGTACTTACCAAGTGCTTGCTATAAATGCACCGCATAATCATCGTACAAAAAATTCAATGAAATAAATGGTTGGATTTTAACTAAAAGGTAAGTAAATGAAATATTTAGTATCGTTAATGCTATTAGTGAGCCTAGTAGGTTGTAACTCTTCATCGAGTGATAATGGATCGCAATCTATCCCGCCTGCACACCTACCAGATGGAACGGTACCGGATCGCCCAAGTCCTGATGTAGGCGAACCGGGACATTTACCTGGCGATCTACATCCAGACAGATTACCTATTGAATGGTATGCAGAAGCCTCGGCACGTTATGGCATGAGTATTGAAGATTTAGATGCTGTATGTCGATACTCTGCACATCAACAGCAAGTCGCTATTCATGTCTCTTGTGTATGGGACAATGAGCAACTCACTATAGTTTACTTCGCCTCTCGCCATACGAGTGAGCCCGAGTTTCTCTATGATCACTCATTTATTTGGGTTATTGACGATACGCGAATTGATCACGGCATAATTTGGCCTATGACCAATCATCAAGCATCTGGACTGGCAGGAAAAAGCTTACATGTGGCTTATGATGATGTGAGTTTTAATATTAGAACACAGTGTACAGAAGGGGATTGCACGGTGATCAACCATGTGCTGACACATACAGCAGATAATCACCATGTCATATCAAACGGAATTCCTTACAATCACACAACAGATTTTGTTATGAGCACTTATAAGGAATCTGAGCGTTTTTACTATCGTGCTAATTTCAACGATCGCAATACAGGGGAAACTTTTAATAATACCTTGCATCTACAAGATGATTTCCCATCGTTAATGCACGCTGTTCTAGCCCCTGCATTTGGCTACTAAACATTAAACATAGCCCCAACACAGGCAAGGCATTAAAGAAAATGTCACTCTATGGCTGTTGTTTTGTTGGGGCTAATGCTATCTCTCGTATACAAACGTTCTGTGGTTGCTGAAAAGCAAAAAGCACGGCACGCGCCACATCATCCGCTGCAAGTACGCCGCCCATATCTTCTTTCCATGCATCATAACCATCTTTAATTTCTTGGGATGAGGTATGAGACAGTAGCTCGGTTTCAACCGCGCCAGGTGCGATAGTGGTCACTCGGATATTATCTGCAGCCACCTCTTCACGAACATTTTCAGAAATAGCATGCACGGCAAACTTGGTACCGCAGTACGCGGCATGACTTGGGAAAGTTTTCTTGCCCGCAATAGAGCTGATGTTCACTATGGTGCCACTGTTACGAGACTTCATTGAAGCTAGCACGGCTTGCATGCCATTTAAAAGCCCGAGCACATTGACATCAAACATACGCTTCCATTCACTAGCATCTTGAGTATCGATTTGACCTAACAACATGGTTCCAGCGTTATTAACCAGACCTTCCACCGGACCAAATTGTTGCTCAGCCTTGGCGATAGCTGTAGCAAAAGAGCCTTGAACAGTCACATCTACTTTTTCACATAGTGCATTTGGTAGTTGTAAAGCTTGTAGTTTGTCTATACGGCGCGCAACAAGAAGAAGAGGGTGACCTTGCGCACTCAAGCGACGAGCTATCGCTTCCCCAATACCGGAGCTTGCGCCCGTAACAACAATCAGTTTTTTCATCATTTTCTCCAATATACTCTGCAACAACACAAAATGTGTCGATTTTGAAAGTGTAGTGGATATTATTTTGTTGATATATATCATCTTACTTAAAACACTGTTGCTATATAGCAACAATAAATGAAGATAAAGGGATGTTGGGATGTTGGGATGTTGGGATGTTGGGATGTTGGGATGTTGGGATGTTGGGATGTTGGGATAGGTTGAAAAGTGCCGAAAGTGACGGGCAATAGAGTTCAACTTCAATGAAAGACTAGGGCTGTAGTGAGTGTAATGTATGTTAAATAAGGTGAACCTGAGTGAGCTTCGCTCCTTTATATTAATTGCTCAATTAGGCAATTTTACCCGTGCAGCAGAAACGCTAAACGTGTCACGTTCGCATGTTTCAAGGCAAATTAGCCAGCTAGAATCGGATTTAGGGGTGACTTTACTACTAAGAACAACACGAACCCTGAAATTAACGAAAGCTGGACTGCAGTTATTTGAACGATGCCAAAAATCATTTGATGCTATCGACCAAGCGTTATTGGCGGCCATTGATGGCGTGGAAGAGATCCGTGGCCATATCGCGATTAACTGTGTTGGTGGTGTGCTAGGAGAAGATCTCTTAGTGCCCATGATAAATGAATTTATGGCCTTATATCCGCAAGTCACGATTCGTTTGGACTTTAGTAGTCACCGCGTTGATTTAATTGAAGAGGATTTTGATTTAGCGTTTCGAATGGGGGCATTACCCGACGCCAGTTTTGTTGCTAGAAAACTGGCTGATATTGAGATGGTGACCCTTGCCAGTCCCGAGTATTTACAAAAACGAAATGTTATTACCCATCCTAAACATTTGCCGCAGCACCGTTGTTTGATAGGGTCTGTAAATCGTTGGAGTTTTATACACTGCCAAACGGGTGAGAGCGTAGATGTGCAAATTAACGGAGATTTGCAGTGCAAAAATGGTAGAGCTTTGGTTAATGGTGCGCTTTTAGGTAACGGAATTATTCGGGTACCTTTGTTGTATTGTCAGAAAGATGTGGCAACAGGAAGATTACAGAATGTATTTTCCGAGTGGTCTATTCCTAGTGTGAATTTTTCTATGATTTATCACAAGGATAAATTTAGGCCGGCCCGTTTGACTCGATTAATTGATTTTTTTAGCCATAAGTTCACAAAGCAAATGATTGTATCGATGATAGAAAGTGGTAAATAAAAGAATACTTACTTAGTCATCTTTTAATCTTTTATTTAGTTGTATGTGATGGGTTACCGCTAATGCAACAGCTTGATTTTTCCGTATCATACAAGCAATAAAGATAGGTAATAATGTATTAAAGAGGAAAATATGACGCAAATAAAAAGTAATGACGTTACAATAAAGAACATTTTTCTTTTTAGAACGAATCAACTGCAGCGCTTACCTTATTTAGGCTATTCATTAGTGAGTTTCCTATTTGCCATACTCGGCTGCGTAATTTTAATTGAGGCTATTGAGCTTGGCAGTAATTGCGCCATTATACTCTTAATGTTTCCACTTTTACTGGCCGTGGTTTGGTTTGGTGGCGGTTTATCTATAGCGCGATGGAAAAACTGCGGTCATAAAGCCTGGCTATATGGGCTAGCAGCAGTGGTGACTATGTTACTTGATCTCTATTTTAAGGGGGTTGCGAGTAGCTTATTATGGCTCTATTTGCTTCTAAGGCCACAATCTAAGAAGATTTAGCGAATAAAAAGGAGTCTAGTAATGGCTCCTTTTTATGTTTGAAGTAAACATAAATATAAGAGATAACATTGTAATAAAACCTAGATCAGTAAGTTTTTATTTGAGTTAAGTAAGTTGGACAAGGACTTAGAAATACTTATTTTTTTTAATAAAATTAAATGACCCGCATCATATAACTTCACTAGTACATTCTCATCTACACTATTGCATTCGCAGTTATAGTTTATTTCTTCTAAAAAGGCATTCATTTTATAAGGTGATAAGTCGAACCTTTCTATTTCGCGTGCTTGACTACTGTTGTATACAACAACTTCCATAGGTACTCCCCTAAGAGTAATTAATTTCTCTTAGGAAACTATGGTTGATATTCTATTTAATTAACTAGCTCTAAATCACAAACTGAATTATATGAGAACAACCTGTGAATGGGATCAATAAATGCTATTAAAATTGATGAATATTTGAGGCATACGTCACTATGCGCATGGTTGAAGATGTGCTGTTTACTTGGTAACTATTGTGTACTTTATTGGTGTAATGTTGCTTTTTTATGTAAATGTTATGAATGGCTATACAAAATCACCTTTAAATGAAAACTACCATTAACTAAAGTGCTTATTAATTTATTAAACCATTTAACTCTAATAGAGTAGGATTCTAAAGAGGTGTGGCATGATAAAGTAGGCTCATTAAAAATTGAGCCTACTCATAGAATTGCTGACGTGGCTGTTAAGCCATCGCTAATTGAGCGGATTTTGCTTCACTAATTGGACGCGTGATCAGAGATAGCACCACACAAACCCCCATCATGATAGCTGAGATAGTGTACGCAAGCGCGTAACTTTCATTGTGGGCCATAGAAAGCCCAACCACAGCAGCGCCAATAGCGCCACCAATACCCCATGCGGTATACAGCACACCGTAATTAGTGCCGTAGTTCTTTAGACCATAGAATTCTGCGGTAATAGATGGGAATACAGCCAATAATGTACCATATCCAACCGCTGCGATTGCGGTACCAATAATTAGCGTCGCTTCACTGTTAAAGGTAGCAAACAGAACCATATTGATGCCTTGTAGGGCGAACGCAATAAACAAGGTACGAAGACCGCCAATTTTGTCCGACAGAATACCAGCTCCAATACGCCCACCAGAGTTAAAGATGGCGAGAATGGAAGCTAAGTATACCGCATTAGGTAAGTTGGCTTGCACACTGGCGATAGTTGTAATGTTGCCAATGATCATTAAGCCGGTAGCTGAGGCGAATGCATACATGATCCAAAGGGAGTAAAACTGTGGCGTTTTTAACATGACTTTCCAAGAGATGTCACTGTTCTGCTTTGTGGCAATAGGAGCCTTGCCTGCTTTTACTTTTGGTGTTTCTGGTACGTAATCGGCTGGTGGGTTACTAATCGTTGCAGCTAGAGGGACTGCAATTACCAGCACTCCTATACCCAAAATCAGAAAACTTTGCTCAATACCATAATGAGTGATCAGTGCTGATGTTAGCGGAGCTAAATACACCGCTGCTAGACCGAACCCAGCAGCAATTAATCCATTAACCAGCCCTTTCTTCGACGAGTGAAACCATTTCATTGCAGCAGGTGAAAGGCAAGCATAGCCAAAACCAATACCAGCGCCAGCAACGACACCAAAGGTCATGCTTAACATAGCAGTTGATGTAGCAAAGCTTGAGCCAATCATACCTAAACCCGTGAGCGTTGCGCCTAAGACAAGGATGTTACGAGGCCCCATTCTATCTTGTAAAATACCGGCAACAAGAAGAGCGATAGAGAAAGTGATGGTGGCAATGGCATAGGGTTGAGAGGCGTCGGCCGCATTCCAGCCAAGATCAGTGACTAAAGCTTTATTGAATATACTCCAAGCGTAAAGAATGCCTAAGCAAAGGTTAATACAAAACCCTGCAATTAGGATGCGCATCGCTTTATCGATCTTTTTCATTGTAGTTCTCAGTACCTTGTAAACTAGGTTAATTAACGTTGTTGCCTGAAATATTTAAAATCTTTCCACTTTATCAACATTTCTAAGGGCAAGAGGCGCGGATTGTACACAAGTTTATTGTGATTTAAATCTCTTTCTTTCAAAAATGGAAAATTAATTTCCATGATCATGATGAAGGTGAAACGCCGTTTGTTTTTGTAAAATGGGCTTCAAAAAAAGCGTCCATTAATGAAAGGTTATGCGCACGTAATGGATTATTGTGATGAGCTATGCGTTTATTGAATAAAGTCTCTGTGTATCATTTTATTAACAATTGGCGTTCATTGTCACAGTTAAACGACCATAAACAGGATTCATATAGGAAAATTGATTTACGACAATGTTAAAATGTTACGTATATGTAAAATTCACATGGTTCTCAGTCATTTGAAGAACATATCGTTCAAAAATACAGCTTGCGTGAAAATCTTTTTCAGCCACAATGCACTGAAATCTTGGATTTCAAATTTGCAAGGGATGCTTTACTGAGCTTTAGTGAGGTTACATATGAAAATATTTTTGCTACTACTTATTTCTGTTTTTGCAGGG from Vibrio rarus includes:
- a CDS encoding APC family permease is translated as MHEKLQPKYGLGTAVSLVVGIVVGIGIFFKAGPVLRATGGNGDYAVITWILAALLTTIAAIVISEIASMGSKTGGLMSFSETAWGERFGFFVGWVQTVLYIPLILSVILYYSAVFTCEFLQIEPTIPVLVGLSALYFITFAAANLLAESLGGLLQRVATIIKLIPLLGIALFGVFYHGDVVTASADAVIPVSDVSFAAAIAAALIPVLFAFDGWIYVTTIAHEIKNPQRNLPLAMVGGLAIIGLVYVLFTLGLLSVSQGAAFAYDDMGVSQVANILFGENLGRTLSFFIVISALGGFNGLMLLGMRMPYSLAMRRNFPGSQALLTVSSRTNLPVRSGLTMLALLALYMIVGFVLAASSVNKDIFDLYGDLPIALMWIIYASLFIGVWRLRCTQPDAPRLIRVPALPLFVLVAIAGTGYALYGFIPDHITSFIISSIIAIFGLIVYAKSTSRLS
- a CDS encoding SDR family oxidoreductase, which produces MKKLIVVTGASSGIGEAIARRLSAQGHPLLLVARRIDKLQALQLPNALCEKVDVTVQGSFATAIAKAEQQFGPVEGLVNNAGTMLLGQIDTQDASEWKRMFDVNVLGLLNGMQAVLASMKSRNSGTIVNISSIAGKKTFPSHAAYCGTKFAVHAISENVREEVAADNIRVTTIAPGAVETELLSHTSSQEIKDGYDAWKEDMGGVLAADDVARAVLFAFQQPQNVCIREIALAPTKQQP
- a CDS encoding LysR family transcriptional regulator; translated protein: MLNKVNLSELRSFILIAQLGNFTRAAETLNVSRSHVSRQISQLESDLGVTLLLRTTRTLKLTKAGLQLFERCQKSFDAIDQALLAAIDGVEEIRGHIAINCVGGVLGEDLLVPMINEFMALYPQVTIRLDFSSHRVDLIEEDFDLAFRMGALPDASFVARKLADIEMVTLASPEYLQKRNVITHPKHLPQHRCLIGSVNRWSFIHCQTGESVDVQINGDLQCKNGRALVNGALLGNGIIRVPLLYCQKDVATGRLQNVFSEWSIPSVNFSMIYHKDKFRPARLTRLIDFFSHKFTKQMIVSMIESGK
- a CDS encoding L-lactate MFS transporter, with product MKKIDKAMRILIAGFCINLCLGILYAWSIFNKALVTDLGWNAADASQPYAIATITFSIALLVAGILQDRMGPRNILVLGATLTGLGMIGSSFATSTAMLSMTFGVVAGAGIGFGYACLSPAAMKWFHSSKKGLVNGLIAAGFGLAAVYLAPLTSALITHYGIEQSFLILGIGVLVIAVPLAATISNPPADYVPETPKVKAGKAPIATKQNSDISWKVMLKTPQFYSLWIMYAFASATGLMIIGNITTIASVQANLPNAVYLASILAIFNSGGRIGAGILSDKIGGLRTLFIAFALQGINMVLFATFNSEATLIIGTAIAAVGYGTLLAVFPSITAEFYGLKNYGTNYGVLYTAWGIGGAIGAAVVGLSMAHNESYALAYTISAIMMGVCVVLSLITRPISEAKSAQLAMA